A DNA window from Porites lutea chromosome 6, jaPorLute2.1, whole genome shotgun sequence contains the following coding sequences:
- the LOC140941297 gene encoding uncharacterized protein, with protein sequence MAAGAFLVRTVFMQSTKLQRLPLASPRKTPVQKTASSSPHRTISPVKRPTRKKTNSLSPSHSDTGLVSSFRKLSIGSSPHPPSRSKSTSPRKLKSNYVRKISTAAVNSVEDIVNLIKGDKCKNIIVMAGAGISTPSGIPDFRTPGTGLYDNLQKYKIPEPTAIFDLDYFWYDPRPFFCLAKSLYPGNYQPNYVHYFIKMLHDKGLLLRMYTQNIDGLERLADIPATKLVEAHGTFSTASCIRCHKNYDGEQIKKTIMNGDIPRCSNPRCTGVIKPDIVFFGEDLPKRFYSYIVDFPKCDLLLIMGTSLEVEPFAGIASAVDHSTPRLLLNREIVGPFLRRWERRSNDIVLQGDVVEGVKKLVNLLGWSDSMDTIITTASDKWKDHVSSMSTHVNSASEQLAKSIGKTKEGVQKDKVVTSGYENKKCETDASSKADCGATANGTTNGSGLSPFGTRTFHSLANGFAGKGILYRTPKNALFMSREGPMRPNSTARRGPLLPFRYTQRNDLNTQDKSKDFKVIDPSKDLASAGFGLGRRSMGLGCFLAGTAGESSSDDD encoded by the exons ATGGCGGCCGGTGCATTCCTGGTTCGGACAG TTTTCATGCAATCCACAAAACTTCAACGCTTGCCCCTGGCATCACCTAGAAAAACTCCTGTACAGAAAACTGCAAGCAGCAGCCCTCACCGCACAATCAGCCCCGTTAAACGTCCGACCAGGAAAAAGACAAACAGCTTATCACCAAGCCACTCAGATACTGGTTTAGTTTCATCATTTAGAAAGCTTTCAATCGGTTCCAGTCCTCATCCACCATCACGTTCAAAAAGCACTTCTCCTAGGAAGCTTAAGTCAAACTATGTGCGAAAGATTAGCACTGCTGCTGTGAATTCAGTGGAGGATATTGTGAATCTCATCAAAGGAGACAAATGTAAGAATATCATTGTCATGGCTGGTGCTGGCATCAGTACTCCCAGTGGAATTCCTGACTTCAG GACACCAGGGACTGGACTTTATGATAACTTACAGAAGTACAAAATCCCAGAGCCAACAGCCATCTTTGACTTAGATTACTTCTGGTATGACCCAAGGCCATTCTTCTGTCTAGCAAAAAGTTTGTATCCTGGGAATTACCAGCCAAACTATGTGCACTACTTTATAAAGATGCTTCATGACAAAGGATTGCTTCTGAGAATGTACACACAGAACATTGATGGACTGGAAAGAT TGGCTGATATACCAGCAACAAAGCTAGTGGAAGCTCATGGTACATTCTCAACAGCCTCATGCATACGATGCCATAAGAACTATGATGGAGAGCAAATAAAG AAAACAATCATGAATGGAGACATTCCCAGATGTTCCAACCCAAGATGCACA ggTGTTATCAAGCCAGACATCGTCTTCTTTGGAGAAGACTTGCCCAAGCGGTTTTACTCATATATTGTAGATTTTCCAAAATGTGACCTTCTTCTTATCATGGGAACTTCACTGGAG GTGGAGCCATTTGCAGGGATAGCAAGTGCAGTGGATCACTCCACGCCACGTCTTCTTCTAAACCGAGAGATCGTAGGACCTTTCTTGCGACGCTGGGAGAGAAGATCCAATGACATTGTCCTACAAGGAGACGTTGTTGAGGGAGTAAAGAAACTGGTAAACCTCTTGGGATGGTCTGATTCAATGGACACTATAATAACCACTGCTAGTGACAAATGGAAGGATCACGTGTCGAGTATGAGTACTCATGTGAACAGTGCTTCTGAACAGCTTGCCAAAAGTATTGGCAAAACGAAAGAAGGGGTTCAGAAAGACAAAGTGGTAACAAGTGGctatgaaaataagaaatgtgaAACAGATGCATCATCTAAGGCCGATTGTGGTGCAACAGCAAATGGAACAACGAATGGTTCAGGATTAAGCCCTTTCGGCACCAGAACATTTCACTCTCTTGCCAATGGTTTTGCAGGGAAAGGCATACTCTATAGAACTCCCAAAAATGCCTTGTTCATGAGCAGGGAGGGCCCAATGAGACCTAACTCGACAGCGCGGCGAGGTCCTCTCCTACCATTCAGGTACACACAGAGGAATGATTTGAACACCCAAGACAAAAGCAAAGACTTCAAAGTTATCGATCCTAGTAAAGATCTTGCCAGTGCAGGATTTGGTCTTGGAAGGAGAAGTATGGGTCTGGGCTGCTTTTTAGCAGGAACTGCTGGTGAAAGCTCGAGTGACGATGACTAA